Proteins found in one Deinococcus radiotolerans genomic segment:
- the ychF gene encoding redox-regulated ATPase YchF: MGSGLSIGIVGLPNVGKSTLFNAITRAGALAANYPFATIEPNVGRVTVPDERLAALSRVFTKGERVPPIIPTFVEFVDIAGLVKGASKGEGLGNQFLANIREVDAIAHVVRCFEDGNVIHVAGRVDPIDDIETINTELILADLGGLEKRLQNLQKKAKGNDKDAKEQAALAEQIIAVLSEGKPARAGTYDAPIPKEFGLITNKPVIYVANVGEDDLSEDNEYVQKVREYAAAEGALVVKISAQIEGELAEMPEDEARLFLEELGVQESGLDQLVKVGYDTLGLITFITSGEKEVRAWTIRRGEKAPEAAGEIHSDLERGFIRAEVIEWDKMVEAGGWAGAKGKGWVRTEGKEYVMKDGDIMNVLHNM; encoded by the coding sequence ATGGGTTCTGGACTAAGTATTGGAATTGTCGGTTTGCCGAATGTTGGGAAGAGCACGCTGTTCAACGCGATCACGCGTGCTGGGGCACTGGCCGCGAACTATCCGTTTGCGACCATTGAGCCGAACGTGGGACGCGTGACCGTCCCCGATGAGCGTCTGGCTGCGCTGAGCCGCGTGTTCACAAAGGGTGAGCGCGTGCCGCCGATCATTCCGACGTTCGTGGAGTTCGTGGATATCGCGGGCCTCGTGAAGGGCGCCAGCAAGGGTGAGGGCCTGGGGAATCAGTTCCTGGCGAACATCCGTGAGGTGGACGCCATCGCGCACGTGGTGCGCTGCTTCGAGGATGGGAACGTGATTCACGTGGCGGGCCGCGTGGACCCCATTGACGATATCGAGACGATCAATACCGAGCTGATTCTCGCGGATCTGGGCGGCCTGGAAAAACGCCTCCAGAACCTCCAGAAGAAGGCCAAGGGGAACGACAAGGACGCCAAGGAGCAGGCGGCGCTGGCTGAGCAGATCATCGCCGTGCTGTCAGAGGGGAAGCCCGCCCGTGCGGGCACGTACGATGCGCCCATCCCGAAGGAGTTCGGGCTGATCACCAACAAGCCCGTGATCTACGTGGCGAACGTTGGTGAAGACGACCTGTCTGAGGACAACGAGTACGTGCAGAAGGTACGTGAGTATGCCGCGGCCGAGGGCGCCCTTGTCGTGAAGATCAGCGCGCAGATTGAGGGGGAACTGGCCGAGATGCCTGAGGACGAGGCGCGGCTGTTCCTGGAGGAGCTGGGCGTGCAGGAGAGCGGCCTGGATCAACTGGTGAAGGTCGGGTACGACACGCTGGGCCTGATCACGTTCATCACGAGTGGCGAGAAGGAAGTGCGGGCCTGGACGATCCGCCGCGGTGAGAAGGCGCCCGAGGCAGCCGGGGAGATCCACAGTGACCTGGAACGCGGCTTCATCCGCGCTGAGGTCATCGAGTGGGACAAGATGGTCGAGGCCGGCGGCTGGGCCGGAGCGAAGGGCAAGGGCTGGGTGCGTACGGAAGGCAAGGAGTACGTGATGAAGGACGGCGACATCATGAACGTCCTGCACAACATGTAA